GCTGCCCGTGCCGCATATGCCGCAGGCGCTGCTCGTGAAGGTGTGGCGAGAGAGCCCGTCCAGCGCCGCGAAGCCCGAGCGCAACTCTACCCGCAGCACGTTCGGGGCCACGAGGTCGCCCTCTCGCCACTCCCAGAGGCCCAGCACGTCCTGCGCGTCCCGAATAGCCCCCTCCGCGTACAGGAAGCCGCGCGCGAGGTCGTGATCCGCCCCCGGCGTCCGCATGGTCACGCCCAGGGGCCGCTCCTCGCCGCCCCGCACCAACCGGAGTTCGAGCGGTTCCTCGACGGCCACCTGATCGGTTAGCGGCGTCACGGCGCCGTCCGCATACCGCAGGACAGGGCGGGAGGCGGGCTCGGCCGTCGTCATGGCGGCTCAGGTGCGGGGCACGTCCGGGAGATTCCCATGCGCCTCCCTCTCCCGCAGACCGCGCCCGAAGCCGCGCAGCACGCCGACGAGGGCGCCCAACGCCAGCCCCACGTCCGGGTCGCGCACGAGCGCGAGGAGTTCGCCCAGGCCCGCCCGCTCGCCCTCCCGCACCCGGCGGGCGCCTTCCCGCAACCCGTCCGAGAGGGCGCCCGTCACCGTCTCCAGCGTCCCGGGCTCCACGTTGCCGAGCAGTTTGACGGCATCCAGCGCGTTGCGGAGGGCGCGCACACTGCCCGGCCCGTTAAGCGCCTCCAGCGCGTGAAAGGCCAGCCCCTCGCCGCCCCGCACCACCCGGACGAGGGTGTGCAGCACCCGGTGTTCGTGCAGCACCCGCAGCAGTTCGAGGGCCTCCAGCAGCGCGTCGGCACTCTCGGCGGTGCCCGCTGCCACCCGTTCCCCCGGGGTGGGGAGCAAGGTCCCGGGGTCGAAGTCAATCGCTTTCGCCATCAGTCATCGCCTCCGAGGGTGTCAGGCTGCCGCACCACCAGCCGGTTATAGGGCGCCCCCGGGAAGCGGTAGTCCGCCCGGCGCCACTTGCGCTCGACCTCCACGCCCCGCTGCGGGGTGGGGTGGCCGTAACGGTGATTCACGCGCGGCAGCGGGTTCTCGCCCATCTCGGGCAGCACCTCCAGCCGCACCGCCGTGTCCTTGTACGCGGGAGTGTGGGTGCAGGGGTCGGTGTGGCTGCCCGTCAGGCGGTTCAGCGCGTTCCTCGCCTCGGGGTTGTTCATGGGCATGTAAATCTGCTTGCCCTTCACCCGGTCGGTGACGTGGACGCGCACCCGCACCGCCCCGTGCCGCGACACGAGCCGCACGTAGCGCCCGCTCTCCAGGCCGCGCTCGCGGGCGAGGTCGGGCGACACCTCGACGAGGGAGCCCGGCACCTTCTCGGTAATCCCCGCCGATTTGAAGGTCATGTTCCCCTCGTGGAAGTGCTCCAGCATCCGCCCGTTGTTGAGGTGCAGGTCGTACTCGGCGTCGGGCGTCTCCTGCGGCGCCACGAACTCGGCGGGGTAGAGCCGCGCCTTGCGGTCGGGGAAGGGGAAGCCTTCCGTGAACAGCAGCGGCGTGTCGCTCCCATCGGGCAGCACCGGCCACTGGAGCGAGCGGAAGCCCTCCAGCCGGTCGTAGGTCACGCCGGAGTACAGCGGGACGAGCGAGGCGATCTCGGCCATGATGTCGGAGGGGTGGGTGTAGGTCCAGTTCGCGCCCATCGCGTTGGCGACGCCCTGGATAATCTCCCAGTCGGGGCGGCTCTGACCCAGCGGTTCCAGCGCACGATACAGCCGTTGAATGCGCCGCTCGGTGTTCGTGAAGGTGCCTTCCTTCTCCAGGGAGGGGCTGGCAGGGAGCACCACGTCCGCGAAGCTCGCCGTGTGGCTGAAGAACACGTCCTGCACCACGAAGAAGTCGAGCTTTTCGAAGGCGGCGTCCACGTAGTTCGCGTTCGCGTCCACCAGGCCCATTTCCTCACCCTTGAGGTACATGCAGCGGAGGGTACCCTCGTGGACGGCGTGGACCATCTCGTGATTGTCCAGGCCCTTGTTGTGGGGGAGGGGCACGCCCCACCGCGCCGCGAACTTCTCCTGCACCGC
The Deinococcus aerius DNA segment above includes these coding regions:
- a CDS encoding DUF1641 domain-containing protein, producing MAKAIDFDPGTLLPTPGERVAAGTAESADALLEALELLRVLHEHRVLHTLVRVVRGGEGLAFHALEALNGPGSVRALRNALDAVKLLGNVEPGTLETVTGALSDGLREGARRVREGERAGLGELLALVRDPDVGLALGALVGVLRGFGRGLREREAHGNLPDVPRT